The region AAAAACCACTACCCGTTTATGGCGTAAGCACCAGTTCAGCGTTCTTACATAGAAATTGTCGAGTTTATTTAGCCAGGGAACCACAAATTTGTCGTGGCTGAACTTTCCGTGTACTTTTCTTTTCGATTCAAGTTTTAACAGCTTGGAGCTGAGCATTGGGGTTAAGGTAATAGCCGCCAACGATGAGGTTATAATTGTAATGGTTACAATCCATCCGAGTTGTTGGAACATGATACCTGCTAATCCCGATACCATTGTCATGGGGAAGAATACTGCCACAACTGTAAGTGTAGTTGCAATTACTGCAAGCCAAACCTCGTTGGTTGCGTAAATGGCTGCTTCGCGGGGTGTGCTTCCCCTTTCTATATGTTTGGAGATGTTCTCAAGCACCACAATGGCATCGTCAACCACCATTCCTATGGCTATGGATAGGGCAGATAGAGAGATGATGTTAATGGTATTGCCCGAAACACCAAGGTAGATAAAAGCTACAATCAGTGAAATAGGGATGGTAAGAACAATAATAAACGTTGCTCTCCATCGGCCCAGGAAGAATACCACAACCAAAACAACGAACAGGAAGGCGTACATCAACGTCTCCGAAAGGTTGTTGATGGAGTGTGTAATAAAGTCGCTGGTGTCGAAGATGGTAAGAATTTGAACATCGGCAGGGAGTGTTTTCTGAAGTTCTGCCAGTTCTTTTTTTATTTCCTTGGCTATTTTAACCGTGTTGGCTCCAGATTTTTTCTGAACCATCATCTCTATTCCGGGCTTGCCGTTCATCTTGGCGTCGATAGTCATTTTCTTGATTGAGTCCCTGACTGTGGCAACGTCTTTCAGGTAAACAGTTTTTCCTTGGTAGTTTCCTAAAACGATGTTTTTGATTTGATCGCTATTCTGGAATTCGCCCTGTATGCGTAATGGGTAGTTCATTTGCCCCATTTCAACATTTCCCGATGGTGTATTCAGGTTTTCGGCAGCCAGTATGCCCCCAATCTGTTCAATGGTCATATTGTATGCTTCCATCCTCCGGGGGTCAATATCTACCATGATTTGTCGCTCTGGCGTACCGATAAGGGTAATAGCCCCTACACCATCAATACGGTTAAGGGGATTTACCACTTTCTCGTCCAGCATGTTTTCCAGTCCAGCATAGCTTTCATCGGCCGTGATGGCAAAGTAAAGAATAGGCATCATGTTGGTGCTGAACTTGAAAATCACGGGATCTTCGGCCTCTTCGGGGAGGTATTTCGAGTACATCGAGAGCGCATCCCTGATATCGTTGGCCGCGCCATCCAGGTCGGTGCCAAACTCAAATTCAAGGGTAACCACGGAGAAGTTATCGCGCGATGTTGAGTAGATTTGCTTAAGGTTGCTTACGGTGTTTAATCCGTTTTCCAATGTTTCGGAGATGTTCCTTTCCACGTCGGATGCGTTAGCCCCGGAGTATGTTGTGAATACCATAATGGCGGGGTATTCCATTTCGGGGTAGAAATCGACAGGCAGTTTAATGAAGGAGTATATCCCAAAAACAATTACCGCCACAAACATCATGATGGTTGTAACAGGGTTTTTTACGGCACTTCCATAAATACTCATGTCTGTGTTTTTTAGTTAATTAAGGTTTAACGATAGGTGTACCATAAATTATTGTACCACGTTTATGCGTGAGCCATCCAGAAGTTTTCCTTGTCCTGCAACTATTATTTTGTCGCCTTCTTTTATTTCGTTGGAGATAACTTCGAGTTTGTCATCATAGCGGTCGCCTACTTCAACAAGAACTTTTCGGGCGGTGTGGTCGTTGTTGCTTAAGAATAGATAACGATCATTAGTACCTTCCTGCTTGATAACCGCAATTGCTGGAACAACCAAAGCGTATTCTTCGCCAATATTTAACGAAAAGCGGGCAAACATTCCTGGACGCAATGCTTCGTCGGAATTTTTAACCACAAGTTCAACCGGGAAGGTGCGCGAATCGGTGTTGATTGTTGGGTATACCAGACTAACCTCGCCCTCGAATTGCCTGCCCTTAAAAACATCAACATCAATAGATACCTTCATCCCTTTTTTTATAACGGGGTAGTACTTTTCGGTGATGTTGATTTTTGCTTTCAGCGGATTTATTTGCATAAGCGTTACTATGGCTGCTTTGCCTGCCGATGTGTTTGGCGATCCTGAGTATAATTCACCATTTTCGAAATACTTTCCGGTTACAATTCCATTTATGGGTGATAGTAAGGTCGTATTCTGGTTGAGGAAATCAACATTGGATTTTAGAACTTCGTATTGTGTTTTTGCCGCATCGTACTGCTGCTCCGATATGCTGTTGAGTTTGCGGAGTGTATCCATACGTTCGTAATTAATACGAGCATTCTGAAACTGCTCATTGGCTTGCATCAGTTGGGTTCTATCCATGCGGGCAATAATTTCGCCTTTCTTTACATGGCTACCAACCTCAACGTAAATCTCCTCGATACGGCCAGGCGCAGCAGGGGCGTAGTTAATCTCTTCGAAAGGTAATAGGTTGGCAGTATTATCGATTCTGCGGCTCACTTTTTGTTTTTCTAAAACCATTGTTTTTACATTGTAAACGGTAGAATCGATGGTTGGATTAGCCGTGTTGTCCGATACGGGTTTCTCACCGCACGATACCACAAGTATTGCAATTGCTATTCCGATTGCGAGTGATGAAATTTTTCTCATTTTATCTGTTTTAGTATTATTCAATTTTTATAGTTTACTATATAGCTTATCAAGCGATAGTTGTGCCTGGAGTAGGGTTAAAACCGACGACCAGTAGTTATTTTCGGCAGTTAGGTAGTTACTGTTTGCCTGGGTTAGATCGAAACTCGAGGCTAAGCCTTGCTTAAACTTGTTCTGCGTTCTGGTGTA is a window of Tenuifilaceae bacterium CYCD DNA encoding:
- a CDS encoding multidrug transporter AcrB, translating into MSIYGSAVKNPVTTIMMFVAVIVFGIYSFIKLPVDFYPEMEYPAIMVFTTYSGANASDVERNISETLENGLNTVSNLKQIYSTSRDNFSVVTLEFEFGTDLDGAANDIRDALSMYSKYLPEEAEDPVIFKFSTNMMPILYFAITADESYAGLENMLDEKVVNPLNRIDGVGAITLIGTPERQIMVDIDPRRMEAYNMTIEQIGGILAAENLNTPSGNVEMGQMNYPLRIQGEFQNSDQIKNIVLGNYQGKTVYLKDVATVRDSIKKMTIDAKMNGKPGIEMMVQKKSGANTVKIAKEIKKELAELQKTLPADVQILTIFDTSDFITHSINNLSETLMYAFLFVVLVVVFFLGRWRATFIIVLTIPISLIVAFIYLGVSGNTINIISLSALSIAIGMVVDDAIVVLENISKHIERGSTPREAAIYATNEVWLAVIATTLTVVAVFFPMTMVSGLAGIMFQQLGWIVTITIITSSLAAITLTPMLSSKLLKLESKRKVHGKFSHDKFVVPWLNKLDNFYVRTLNWCLRHKRVVVFGTIGVFVGSIILAAIFVKTEFIPQSDQGQINATIELTAGTRVDETVKIARAIDDYINREIPEKKLVSTTAGTFDESSFAALFSKSGSNIINYTIALTTASERERTVFEVADKLRSYIATFPEIVKYSVTTGDQGMGGTGNTVDVEIYGYNFDQTTALANQIAERVKKLKGATEVAISREKSKPELQIQLDQEKMSQNGLNTATVSAVIRNRVLGLTASQYREAGDEYDIIVRFDENSRNSITDIEQIGIPTQNGIIRLGEIAQVKEFWSPPNVERERRERIVKVSVTPYKVSLGEMANMIKAEIKNVDVPSGVMVDVGGAYEDMEETFSDLGLLLLLSMILVYIVMASQFESFKMPIIIMASIPFAFTGVILALILTKTTLSIIAALGAIMLVGIVVKNAIVLIDFTNLMRDRGYELDEAITLAGRSRLRPVLMTTATTILGMLPLALSTGEGSEIWSPMGISVIGGLTFSTMITLILVPVIYRIVVRRAEQRLSKETEDLDFME
- a CDS encoding cation efflux system protein, with product MNNTKTDKMRKISSLAIGIAIAILVVSCGEKPVSDNTANPTIDSTVYNVKTMVLEKQKVSRRIDNTANLLPFEEINYAPAAPGRIEEIYVEVGSHVKKGEIIARMDRTQLMQANEQFQNARINYERMDTLRKLNSISEQQYDAAKTQYEVLKSNVDFLNQNTTLLSPINGIVTGKYFENGELYSGSPNTSAGKAAIVTLMQINPLKAKINITEKYYPVIKKGMKVSIDVDVFKGRQFEGEVSLVYPTINTDSRTFPVELVVKNSDEALRPGMFARFSLNIGEEYALVVPAIAVIKQEGTNDRYLFLSNNDHTARKVLVEVGDRYDDKLEVISNEIKEGDKIIVAGQGKLLDGSRINVVQ